From Halanaeroarchaeum sulfurireducens, a single genomic window includes:
- a CDS encoding DUF192 domain-containing protein, whose translation MPSRTRLLVVAILVLALPLTVLLAGPTPQPADGDTIAVTAVDTSGDTRATVTAAVAETPTERTVGLSNTESLAPNEGMLFVYSSERRPRFVMRDMDFGLDIVFVDANGTITAIHHAPAADDHTTYTGRAKWVLEVPYGWSDRHDVSVGDRIRIDTAAEERTDANDGA comes from the coding sequence GTGCCCTCCCGTACGCGCCTCCTCGTGGTCGCCATCCTGGTTCTCGCCCTTCCCCTGACGGTCCTCCTCGCAGGACCGACACCGCAACCGGCGGACGGCGACACCATTGCCGTGACGGCCGTCGACACGTCCGGCGACACCCGGGCCACGGTGACGGCGGCCGTCGCCGAGACGCCCACGGAACGGACCGTGGGACTCAGCAACACCGAGTCGCTCGCCCCGAACGAGGGGATGCTCTTCGTCTACTCCAGTGAGCGCCGACCGCGATTCGTGATGCGGGACATGGACTTCGGACTCGACATCGTGTTCGTCGACGCGAACGGCACGATCACGGCGATCCACCACGCGCCCGCCGCGGACGATCACACGACGTACACGGGCCGCGCGAAATGGGTCCTGGAGGTGCCCTACGGCTGGAGCGACCGCCACGACGTCTCGGTCGGGGACCGAATCCGCATCGACACCGCGGCCGAGGAGCGCACCGACGCGAACGACGGTGCCTGA
- a CDS encoding creatininase family protein, translated as MHLADATWTDLDEADVDVALLPVGSTEQHGPHAPLGTDYLTAAAIADSAAEAAKHEVVVAPAVPIGVAEEHRQFTGTMWVTPDTFRAYVREAVESLLGHGWDRVVLVNGHGGNVPAIEEVAARLTRDHDALVAPFTWFEAVDVDLPMGHAGAVETSILLASYPELVHEERFAAAADDGADRWGDWVGSVDLAQDSAAFTDNGAVGDPGEASADVGDTLEEQAREALVSLLDAVLDRSTTTPAHK; from the coding sequence ATGCACCTCGCGGACGCCACCTGGACGGATCTCGACGAGGCGGACGTCGACGTCGCCCTCTTGCCGGTCGGGAGCACGGAACAGCACGGCCCGCACGCACCGCTCGGGACGGACTATCTCACTGCGGCGGCTATCGCCGATAGCGCCGCCGAGGCGGCGAAGCACGAAGTCGTCGTCGCCCCGGCGGTCCCGATCGGGGTTGCCGAAGAACATCGCCAGTTCACGGGGACCATGTGGGTCACCCCGGACACCTTCCGGGCGTACGTTCGCGAGGCCGTCGAATCCCTCCTCGGCCACGGCTGGGATCGCGTCGTCCTCGTCAATGGCCACGGCGGGAACGTGCCGGCCATCGAGGAGGTCGCCGCACGACTCACCCGGGATCACGACGCCCTCGTCGCGCCGTTCACCTGGTTCGAGGCCGTCGACGTGGACCTGCCGATGGGCCACGCCGGCGCGGTCGAGACGTCGATCCTATTGGCCAGCTATCCCGAGCTGGTGCACGAAGAGCGATTCGCGGCGGCTGCAGACGACGGCGCCGACCGCTGGGGTGACTGGGTCGGTTCCGTCGACCTGGCCCAGGACAGCGCCGCGTTCACGGACAACGGTGCCGTCGGCGACCCGGGCGAGGCCAGTGCCGATGTCGGTGACACCCTCGAGGAACAGGCGCGCGAAGCCCTCGTTTCGCTGCTGGACGCGGTCCTCGACCGATCCACGACGACGCCCGCGCACAAGTAG
- a CDS encoding DUF5790 family protein, with protein MSQTTLDDDDLFGEAAEEIRADVERHLDAATAELPEPSTIWEVESANTLGVLNALRSSLEVEAARDHLRDAKKWYTMGERADAFDDAADLADRIESVESIVRRVEETSETVGELTASIPDLKGSLEDAHEES; from the coding sequence ATGAGCCAGACGACCCTCGATGACGACGATCTCTTCGGAGAGGCCGCCGAGGAGATCCGGGCGGATGTCGAACGCCACCTCGACGCCGCGACCGCCGAACTCCCCGAGCCGAGCACCATCTGGGAGGTGGAATCCGCGAACACCCTGGGGGTCCTCAACGCCCTCCGCTCGTCCCTCGAGGTCGAGGCGGCCCGGGACCACCTGAGAGACGCCAAAAAGTGGTACACGATGGGCGAACGGGCTGACGCCTTCGACGACGCGGCCGATCTGGCGGACCGGATCGAGTCCGTCGAGTCCATCGTGCGGCGCGTCGAGGAAACCTCCGAAACCGTCGGTGAGCTGACGGCGTCGATCCCCGACCTCAAGGGCAGCCTCGAAGACGCCCACGAGGAATCGTAG
- a CDS encoding dihydroneopterin aldolase family protein, which translates to MPTDAEIAAFEAGIKFGALYHQFAGTPVSRESADSLEIAIEESIANQPHASDVSVAIDGERIARDADDHGYVELTGEYMDVAVSIEYDDREARAEMSMVDGYPLMQLVSVTQG; encoded by the coding sequence ATGCCGACCGACGCAGAGATCGCCGCCTTCGAGGCGGGCATCAAGTTCGGGGCGCTCTATCACCAGTTCGCCGGGACCCCCGTAAGTCGGGAGAGCGCGGACAGCCTCGAGATCGCCATCGAGGAGAGCATCGCGAATCAGCCCCACGCCAGCGACGTCTCCGTCGCCATCGACGGCGAGCGCATCGCGCGCGACGCCGACGACCACGGGTACGTCGAACTGACGGGCGAGTACATGGACGTCGCGGTGTCGATCGAGTACGACGACCGAGAAGCCAGAGCCGAGATGTCGATGGTCGACGGGTACCCGTTGATGCAACTCGTCTCCGTGACCCAGGGGTGA
- the gdhB gene encoding glutamate dehydrogenase GdhB, which translates to MVTDTTPNGDESIDDPDDSALGTALHQIDRAAQHVDVDEGVLELMKNPTRVVEVTVPVERDDGSIETFTGYRAQHDDVRGPYKGGIRYHPEVTAEEAVGLSMWMTWKCAVMDLPFGGAKGGVVVDPNDLSRKENERLTRRFTEELRDVIGPTIDIAAPDMGTGPQTMAWMMDAFSMQQGETIPGVVTGKPPIVGGSVGREEAPGHSVAIITREFIDYQDRDLKDTTVAVQGYGSVGANAARALDKWGADVVAVSDVKGTVYNPEGLDTQTIPSYDEQPNAVTTYEEGEILDADELLELDVDVLIPAAIGGVLTEDNADDIQADIIVEGANGPTTSGADEIFAERDIPLVPDILANAGGVTVSYFEWLQDINRRKWDLERVNEELEEFMLSAWNDVREIYEERELTWREAAYVLALERVGEAKAYRGLWP; encoded by the coding sequence ATGGTAACCGATACGACACCGAACGGCGACGAGAGCATCGACGACCCGGACGACTCCGCACTGGGAACCGCCCTCCACCAGATCGACCGGGCAGCCCAGCACGTTGACGTCGACGAGGGCGTCCTCGAACTGATGAAAAACCCCACGCGCGTGGTGGAGGTGACCGTCCCCGTCGAGCGCGACGACGGCTCCATCGAGACGTTCACCGGCTATCGCGCCCAGCACGACGACGTCCGCGGGCCGTACAAGGGCGGCATCCGCTATCACCCCGAGGTCACCGCCGAGGAGGCCGTCGGCCTCTCCATGTGGATGACGTGGAAGTGTGCCGTCATGGACCTCCCGTTCGGCGGCGCCAAGGGCGGCGTCGTCGTCGACCCCAACGATCTCTCGCGAAAGGAAAACGAACGGCTGACCCGCCGTTTCACCGAAGAACTGCGCGACGTCATCGGGCCGACCATCGACATCGCCGCGCCGGACATGGGCACCGGTCCACAGACTATGGCCTGGATGATGGACGCCTTCAGCATGCAACAGGGCGAAACCATCCCTGGCGTCGTGACCGGCAAGCCGCCGATCGTCGGCGGGAGCGTGGGCCGCGAGGAGGCGCCCGGCCACTCGGTCGCCATCATCACCCGCGAGTTCATCGACTATCAGGACCGGGACCTGAAAGACACGACCGTCGCCGTCCAGGGGTACGGCTCCGTGGGTGCGAACGCCGCGCGCGCACTCGACAAGTGGGGCGCTGACGTCGTCGCCGTCAGCGACGTCAAAGGCACCGTCTACAACCCCGAGGGGCTGGATACGCAAACCATCCCGTCCTACGACGAACAGCCCAACGCCGTGACCACGTACGAGGAGGGGGAGATCCTCGACGCCGACGAACTGTTGGAACTGGACGTCGACGTTCTCATCCCGGCAGCCATCGGCGGCGTCCTCACCGAGGACAACGCGGACGACATCCAGGCGGATATCATCGTCGAGGGCGCCAACGGGCCCACGACCTCCGGCGCCGACGAGATCTTCGCGGAGCGGGACATCCCCCTCGTTCCCGACATCCTCGCGAATGCCGGCGGCGTGACGGTCTCGTACTTCGAGTGGCTCCAGGACATCAACCGACGGAAGTGGGACCTCGAACGGGTCAACGAGGAACTGGAGGAGTTCATGCTCTCCGCGTGGAATGATGTCCGCGAGATCTACGAGGAACGTGAGCTCACGTGGCGAGAAGCCGCCTACGTCCTCGCGCTCGAGCGCGTCGGCGAGGCGAAGGCCTACCGCGGGCTCTGGCCCTGA
- a CDS encoding thiamine pyrophosphate-dependent enzyme, which produces MSSQDTAPPEPEISHDDDLFKPGHRACAGCGPALAMRYITEATGENTIISHATGCMEVVSSPYPESSWDVSWIHDVFANAPGVASGVEAAYRAFDEKEGFEEFEDHDDVNFVAIGGDGATFDIGMRSLSGMMERGHDVLYIAYDNEGYMNTGIQRSSSTPFGASTTTSPAGSESFGNDTQKKNMPAIAADHGCEYVATASIAYPTDFKRKIEKALEHDGAKYIQVSAPCMLGWDFDSAETVNVAKLAVQTGMQPLFEIVDGELSDVMSLSDRKPVEEYLETQGRFAHLFSKEGGDEVIEEIQEHIDEQAEELGLDR; this is translated from the coding sequence ATGAGTTCCCAAGACACGGCCCCGCCCGAACCGGAGATCAGTCACGACGACGACCTGTTCAAACCCGGCCACCGTGCGTGTGCCGGCTGTGGCCCCGCCCTGGCGATGCGGTATATCACCGAGGCGACCGGCGAGAACACCATCATCTCGCACGCGACCGGCTGCATGGAAGTCGTCTCGAGCCCCTATCCCGAGAGTTCCTGGGACGTGAGCTGGATCCACGACGTCTTTGCGAACGCCCCGGGAGTCGCCTCAGGGGTCGAGGCCGCCTACCGTGCCTTCGACGAGAAGGAGGGCTTCGAGGAGTTCGAGGACCACGACGACGTCAACTTCGTCGCCATCGGTGGCGACGGCGCCACCTTCGACATCGGCATGCGGAGCCTGAGCGGGATGATGGAGCGCGGCCACGACGTGCTGTACATCGCCTACGACAACGAGGGGTACATGAACACGGGAATCCAGCGCTCCAGTTCGACACCGTTCGGTGCGTCCACGACGACCTCGCCGGCCGGTTCAGAGAGTTTCGGCAACGACACGCAGAAAAAGAACATGCCAGCCATCGCGGCCGACCACGGCTGTGAGTACGTCGCGACCGCGTCCATCGCGTACCCCACCGACTTCAAACGGAAGATCGAGAAGGCCCTCGAACACGACGGTGCGAAGTACATTCAGGTCTCCGCACCCTGTATGCTCGGCTGGGACTTCGACTCCGCAGAGACGGTCAACGTCGCCAAACTGGCCGTGCAGACCGGCATGCAGCCGCTGTTCGAGATCGTGGACGGCGAACTGTCGGACGTCATGAGCCTCTCGGATCGCAAGCCCGTCGAGGAGTACCTCGAAACGCAGGGCCGGTTCGCGCACCTGTTCTCGAAGGAGGGCGGCGACGAGGTCATCGAAGAGATACAGGAACACATCGACGAACAGGCCGAGGAACTCGGACTCGACCGGTAG
- a CDS encoding pyruvate ferredoxin oxidoreductase, translating into MGEQTMLKGDRAVAHSVLSAQPDVVSAYPITPQTGIVEKLSEMDANGDLRGQFLKVDSEFNAASSCIGASGAGARVFSATSSQGLKLMSEPLFTASGMRLPLVLAVANRSLSGPLSIWNDHTDAFAERDGGMIQFFAEDVQEAVDNILMAYRVAEDPEISLPALANLDGYILTHVKEPVEVPTEEETAEYLPKRDPHATLDPKDPKTMGAFARPEHWTETRFAVHDALLRSKETIGDAVEEFADQFGRDYGLEWGGLLETYGPEDAEIALLGLGSIVGTMRDVADDHPASVKVVKPRVIRPYPEEALREALAGVESVGVLTKEVSPGHQGTLAAELKSALYGSGHNPAIHSSVLGLAGRDVTKGDISDIIDEIVDATTAGPSTGVISEEDWPQLKRDMLPDEVTH; encoded by the coding sequence ATGGGCGAGCAAACGATGCTCAAGGGCGATCGCGCGGTTGCCCACTCCGTGCTCTCCGCCCAGCCCGACGTGGTCTCCGCGTATCCGATCACCCCCCAGACGGGTATCGTCGAGAAGCTCTCCGAGATGGATGCCAACGGTGACCTCCGAGGGCAATTCCTCAAGGTCGACTCCGAATTCAACGCCGCCTCATCCTGTATCGGTGCGAGCGGCGCCGGGGCCCGCGTGTTCAGCGCCACGAGTTCCCAGGGCCTCAAGCTCATGTCCGAGCCCCTGTTCACCGCCTCCGGAATGCGCCTCCCGCTGGTCCTCGCGGTGGCGAATCGCAGCCTCTCCGGACCGCTATCCATCTGGAACGATCACACCGACGCCTTCGCCGAGCGCGACGGCGGGATGATCCAGTTCTTCGCCGAGGACGTCCAGGAGGCCGTCGACAACATCCTGATGGCCTACCGGGTCGCCGAGGACCCGGAGATCTCCCTGCCCGCGCTCGCCAACCTCGACGGGTACATTCTGACCCACGTCAAAGAGCCCGTCGAGGTCCCGACAGAGGAGGAGACCGCCGAGTATCTCCCGAAGCGCGATCCGCACGCGACCCTCGACCCGAAAGATCCGAAGACGATGGGCGCGTTCGCCCGCCCGGAACACTGGACGGAGACGCGCTTTGCGGTCCACGACGCCCTGCTCCGTTCGAAGGAGACCATCGGCGACGCCGTCGAGGAGTTTGCCGACCAGTTCGGTCGCGACTACGGCCTCGAATGGGGTGGCCTCCTCGAGACGTACGGCCCCGAGGACGCAGAGATCGCCCTCCTGGGCCTCGGGTCGATCGTCGGGACGATGCGGGACGTGGCCGATGACCATCCGGCGTCCGTGAAGGTCGTCAAACCCCGCGTCATCCGCCCGTATCCCGAGGAAGCACTACGCGAGGCACTCGCTGGCGTCGAATCCGTCGGCGTGCTCACGAAGGAGGTTTCGCCCGGCCACCAGGGGACCCTCGCCGCCGAGCTGAAATCCGCCCTGTACGGCTCCGGACACAACCCGGCGATCCACAGTTCCGTACTCGGCCTGGCCGGCCGAGACGTGACCAAGGGGGATATCAGCGACATCATCGACGAAATCGTCGACGCGACGACCGCCGGCCCCTCGACGGGGGTCATCAGCGAGGAGGACTGGCCCCAGCTCAAGCGCGACATGCTTCCCGACGAGGTGACACACTGA
- a CDS encoding 4Fe-4S binding protein, with protein MSESSDPYHDLTISKGAVAEPGTSMVNETGTWREFRPVIDHDACTGCGLCETFCPDAAAKQVNEDRRHEIDYDYCKGCGICATECPVDAIEMVPEVK; from the coding sequence ATGAGTGAATCATCCGATCCATATCACGATCTCACGATTTCGAAGGGTGCAGTCGCAGAGCCAGGGACGAGTATGGTCAACGAGACGGGGACGTGGCGGGAGTTCAGGCCCGTCATCGACCACGATGCCTGCACGGGGTGTGGACTCTGTGAGACGTTTTGCCCCGACGCCGCGGCCAAGCAGGTCAACGAGGACCGTCGCCACGAGATCGACTACGACTACTGCAAAGGGTGTGGCATCTGCGCCACCGAATGCCCCGTCGACGCGATCGAGATGGTCCCCGAGGTGAAATGA
- a CDS encoding pyruvate ferredoxin oxidoreductase subunit gamma — MKQIRIHGRGGQGSVTLAHLIAEAAYEEGKWAQAFPSFGVERRGAPVEAFARIDEEKITNRSQVDEPDYVVVQDPSLIEFVDVTRGVDEDGAIVVNSSADPADLDIETATQVVTVDATDIALEHLGKPIMNTALMGAFASVTGVLQQESLESVIMSEFPGEIGEQNVAATADAFAEVASV, encoded by the coding sequence GTGAAACAGATTCGTATTCATGGCCGCGGCGGTCAGGGCTCGGTCACGCTGGCCCACCTGATCGCGGAAGCGGCGTACGAGGAGGGCAAGTGGGCACAGGCATTTCCGTCGTTCGGCGTCGAGCGCCGCGGCGCACCGGTCGAGGCGTTCGCCCGCATCGACGAGGAGAAAATCACTAACCGCAGTCAGGTCGACGAACCGGACTACGTCGTCGTGCAGGACCCGTCGCTCATCGAGTTCGTCGACGTCACCCGGGGCGTCGACGAGGACGGCGCCATCGTCGTGAATTCCTCGGCGGATCCGGCCGACCTCGATATCGAGACGGCAACACAGGTCGTGACCGTCGATGCGACGGACATCGCGCTCGAACACCTCGGAAAGCCGATCATGAACACCGCGCTCATGGGTGCGTTCGCGAGCGTGACCGGGGTCCTTCAACAGGAGAGCCTGGAATCCGTCATCATGTCGGAGTTCCCAGGCGAGATCGGCGAACAGAACGTCGCGGCGACGGCCGACGCGTTCGCGGAGGTAGCTTCAGTATGA
- a CDS encoding metal-sulfur cluster assembly factor, translating to MVDTEEVREALREVYDPEIPVNIVDLGLVYDISEPEDEENAVHIEMTLTSMGCPIADTIKRNVEVSAESVEGVESVSVELVWEPAWSPEMATDEGKAQIQSLGIRVPNYNGDDEAAADQAPF from the coding sequence ATGGTCGACACTGAGGAAGTACGGGAGGCGCTCCGGGAGGTCTACGACCCCGAGATACCGGTCAACATCGTCGACCTCGGTCTCGTGTACGACATTTCGGAACCCGAGGACGAGGAGAACGCCGTCCACATCGAGATGACGCTCACGAGCATGGGCTGTCCGATCGCCGACACCATCAAGCGAAACGTCGAGGTCTCCGCCGAATCAGTCGAGGGAGTCGAGTCGGTCAGCGTCGAACTCGTCTGGGAACCCGCGTGGTCGCCGGAGATGGCCACCGACGAGGGCAAAGCCCAGATCCAGTCGCTCGGCATTCGGGTCCCGAACTACAATGGCGACGACGAGGCGGCCGCCGACCAGGCCCCGTTCTAG
- a CDS encoding NifB/NifX family molybdenum-iron cluster-binding protein: MRVCVPTTDDAGLDAELSEHFGRAPFYTIADTETDAVETVENESDHRGGTKLPPTFVADLDVDAVIVTDIGRRSATRFAQRDIEMYQASSGTVADLRDRFADGALHQLDVDDAHDHSHRGENHDH; the protein is encoded by the coding sequence ATGCGAGTGTGCGTACCCACGACGGACGACGCCGGCCTCGATGCGGAACTCTCCGAGCACTTCGGCAGGGCACCGTTTTACACCATTGCCGACACGGAGACGGACGCGGTCGAAACCGTGGAAAACGAAAGCGATCACCGGGGCGGAACGAAACTACCGCCGACGTTCGTCGCCGATCTCGACGTCGACGCGGTGATCGTGACGGACATCGGCAGACGGAGCGCGACCCGGTTCGCCCAACGGGACATCGAGATGTACCAGGCGTCCTCGGGGACTGTCGCGGACCTCCGGGATCGCTTCGCAGACGGAGCCCTCCACCAACTCGATGTCGACGACGCGCACGATCACAGCCACCGGGGCGAGAACCACGACCACTGA
- a CDS encoding DNA-directed RNA polymerase subunit H, with product MVDVSQHELVPEHTVLTDDEVDVVLDEYDITPTDLPKIKLTDPALPDDAEPGDVIEIVRDSRTTEKAIVYRLVIE from the coding sequence ATGGTAGACGTAAGCCAACATGAACTCGTTCCAGAGCACACCGTGCTTACCGATGACGAGGTCGATGTCGTACTCGACGAGTATGACATCACGCCGACCGACCTGCCGAAGATCAAGCTCACCGACCCCGCACTCCCCGACGATGCGGAGCCGGGCGACGTCATCGAGATCGTACGGGACTCGCGAACGACAGAGAAAGCAATTGTGTACCGACTGGTAATCGAATAA
- a CDS encoding DNA-directed RNA polymerase subunit B'', protein MQTEDRRALSRSYFSKERLAEHHFRSFNAFLNRGMQDVVTEKETIDTDIGDKEEEEPVWVELGDVRVVTPRVREADGSEELLYPQEARLRNITYSAPVFMEMSIMRGGEEEEIQELDTTETKVGRMPIMVGSEKCNIAGFSDQELIEIGEDPADPGGYFIINGSERVLMTSEDLAPNKILAEYDEKYGDEIQVAKTFSQRRGYRALVLVERNRSGILEVSFPSISGSIDFVTLVRALGLESDEEIVHRVSEDPEIVKFMLENLEEAEVQTQEGAIEELGQRVASGQGKNYQLKRANYVIDRYLLPHLHEEGVEEEEVRTNKAYYLCRMAEAAFELALRRRQPDDKDHYANKRLKVSGDLMKDLFRTALNKLARDVKYQLERANMRNRELTVNTVVRSDVLTERLEHPIATGNWVGGRSGVSQLVDRTDHMGVLSHLRRLRSPLSRSQPHFEARDLHATQWGRICPSETPEGPNCGLVKNFAQAMELSQNVEDEQQLKTELASMGVEGIPGITTEPTSADD, encoded by the coding sequence ATGCAAACGGAAGACCGACGCGCCCTATCGCGTTCGTACTTTTCAAAAGAACGGCTCGCAGAACACCACTTCCGATCGTTCAACGCGTTCCTCAACAGGGGAATGCAGGACGTCGTCACCGAGAAGGAGACCATCGACACCGACATCGGTGACAAGGAGGAAGAAGAACCGGTCTGGGTCGAACTCGGCGACGTCCGGGTCGTCACGCCACGCGTGCGTGAGGCCGACGGCTCCGAGGAACTGCTCTATCCCCAGGAGGCCCGCCTTCGGAACATCACCTACTCCGCGCCGGTGTTCATGGAGATGTCCATCATGCGCGGGGGCGAAGAGGAGGAGATCCAGGAACTGGACACCACGGAGACCAAGGTGGGCCGAATGCCCATCATGGTCGGCTCCGAGAAGTGCAACATCGCCGGCTTCAGCGACCAGGAGCTCATCGAGATCGGCGAGGATCCAGCCGACCCCGGTGGCTACTTCATCATCAACGGCTCCGAGCGGGTGTTGATGACCAGCGAGGACCTCGCGCCGAACAAGATCCTTGCCGAGTACGACGAGAAGTACGGGGACGAGATCCAGGTCGCAAAGACGTTCTCCCAGCGCCGTGGCTACCGTGCTCTGGTGCTGGTCGAGCGCAACCGGAGCGGCATCCTCGAGGTGTCCTTCCCCTCCATCTCCGGCTCGATCGACTTCGTCACGCTCGTCCGTGCGCTCGGACTGGAATCCGACGAGGAGATCGTCCACCGCGTCTCCGAGGACCCGGAGATCGTGAAGTTCATGCTCGAGAACTTAGAGGAGGCCGAGGTCCAGACCCAGGAGGGGGCCATCGAGGAACTGGGCCAGCGTGTCGCCTCCGGGCAGGGCAAGAACTACCAGCTCAAACGCGCCAACTACGTCATCGACCGGTATCTCCTTCCCCACCTCCACGAGGAGGGCGTCGAGGAAGAAGAGGTCCGGACCAACAAGGCCTACTACCTCTGTCGGATGGCGGAGGCGGCCTTCGAGCTGGCGCTCCGACGGCGTCAGCCCGACGACAAGGACCACTACGCGAACAAGCGACTGAAGGTCTCCGGCGACCTGATGAAAGACCTGTTCCGGACCGCGCTGAACAAGCTGGCCCGCGACGTGAAATACCAGCTCGAGCGGGCGAACATGCGCAACCGCGAACTCACGGTCAACACGGTCGTCCGATCCGACGTGCTCACCGAGCGACTCGAACACCCGATCGCGACCGGAAACTGGGTCGGCGGGCGCTCGGGCGTCTCACAGCTCGTCGACCGGACCGACCACATGGGCGTTCTGTCCCACCTGCGCCGGCTCCGCAGTCCGCTCTCCCGGAGCCAGCCACACTTCGAGGCACGGGACCTGCACGCGACGCAGTGGGGACGCATCTGTCCCTCCGAGACCCCCGAAGGACCGAACTGCGGTCTGGTGAAGAACTTCGCCCAGGCCATGGAGCTCTCACAGAACGTCGAGGACGAACAGCAGCTCAAAACCGAACTCGCCTCGATGGGTGTCGAGGGTATTCCGGGCATCACGACCGAACCCACATCCGCGGACGACTAA